In Limibacter armeniacum, a single window of DNA contains:
- a CDS encoding lmo0937 family membrane protein, whose amino-acid sequence MSNLLYLIAVILIIGWVLGFFVYSAGNLIHILLVIAVAAVALRLIRGRSI is encoded by the coding sequence ATGAGTAATTTATTGTATTTGATCGCCGTCATTTTAATCATTGGTTGGGTACTGGGGTTCTTTGTATACAGTGCCGGTAACCTGATCCACATTCTGTTGGTGATTGCTGTTGCAGCAGTTGCCCTAAGATTGATTAGAGGTCGATCAATTTAG
- the ffh gene encoding signal recognition particle protein, translating to MFDNLSQQLDRAVKNLKGEGRISEINVATTVKEIRKALLNADVNFKVAKEITNDIKEEALGQKVLTAVSPGQLFIKIVSDKLTELMGSTVVPFNPTGNPAVVLISGLQGSGKTTFTGKLGLKMKKAGKQVLLVAGDVYRPAAIDQLETLGEQTGVEVYTERENKNPVEIAQNAIEYAKKNGKSLVIVDTAGRLAVDEQMMKEIEAVKAAVKPSETLFVVDSMTGQDAVNTAKTFNERLDFDGVVLTKLDGDTRGGAALSIRRVVEKPIKFISTGEKLENTLDEFHPDRMAQRILGMGDVVSLVERAQQAYDEEEAKRLNKKLRKNQFDFNDLLSQIQHIKKMGDIKDLIAMVPGMGKMLKDTEIDENAFKPVEAIISSMTPEERTKPEIMSTSRKQRIAKGSGTSIQQVNNLIKQFEEMRKTMKKINRMSGGVPGMKGGKKGGLKGRLMGR from the coding sequence ATGTTTGATAATTTAAGTCAACAGTTAGACCGTGCGGTCAAAAACCTTAAAGGTGAAGGACGCATCAGCGAAATCAACGTAGCGACAACGGTAAAAGAAATCCGTAAAGCCCTGTTGAATGCCGACGTTAACTTTAAGGTAGCTAAAGAAATTACCAATGATATTAAGGAAGAGGCACTAGGTCAGAAAGTACTGACTGCCGTTTCACCAGGTCAGTTGTTCATTAAGATTGTAAGTGACAAACTTACAGAACTGATGGGTAGTACGGTTGTTCCTTTTAACCCAACAGGTAACCCTGCCGTTGTGCTTATTTCAGGTCTTCAAGGTTCAGGTAAAACGACCTTTACGGGTAAGTTGGGTCTGAAAATGAAGAAGGCTGGCAAGCAGGTGCTTTTGGTTGCAGGTGACGTTTATCGTCCTGCTGCGATTGACCAGCTGGAGACTTTGGGTGAGCAAACTGGTGTTGAAGTTTACACTGAAAGAGAAAACAAAAACCCAGTTGAAATTGCGCAAAACGCAATTGAATATGCAAAGAAAAACGGCAAAAGTCTGGTGATCGTCGATACTGCGGGTCGTTTGGCAGTAGACGAGCAGATGATGAAAGAGATCGAGGCAGTAAAAGCAGCGGTCAAACCGTCAGAAACACTTTTTGTTGTTGACTCGATGACTGGTCAGGATGCTGTAAATACAGCGAAGACCTTTAACGAGCGTCTTGACTTTGACGGTGTTGTACTGACAAAGCTGGATGGTGATACACGTGGTGGTGCTGCCCTTTCTATCAGAAGGGTTGTAGAGAAACCAATCAAGTTTATCTCAACAGGTGAGAAACTGGAGAATACACTTGACGAGTTCCACCCTGATCGTATGGCTCAGCGTATTCTAGGCATGGGTGACGTTGTTTCCCTGGTAGAAAGAGCGCAACAGGCTTACGATGAGGAAGAAGCAAAACGCCTGAACAAAAAACTGAGAAAGAACCAGTTTGACTTCAATGATTTGCTTTCTCAAATTCAGCACATCAAGAAAATGGGTGATATCAAGGACTTGATTGCGATGGTTCCTGGTATGGGTAAAATGCTGAAGGATACAGAAATTGATGAAAACGCATTCAAACCAGTTGAGGCAATCATTTCATCGATGACTCCTGAGGAGCGTACAAAACCTGAGATCATGTCTACTTCAAGAAAGCAGCGTATCGCTAAGGGTTCAGGTACTTCAATCCAGCAGGTAAATAACCTGATCAAGCAGTTTGAAGAAATGCGTAAGACCATGAAGAAAATCAACCGTATGTCTGGTGGTGTACCAGGTATGAAAGGTGGTAAGAAAGGTGGTCTTAAAGGAAGACTGATGGGTAGATAA
- a CDS encoding carbohydrate kinase family protein codes for MKPFKIIGLGEIIWDMLPSGKQLGGAPANFAYHAMQLGAEAYVISAVGKDNLGKEILHQIHERGLNSLISITDYPTGTVDVEVTPKGIPTYTIHENVAWDHIPATEKVMEVAKEADAICFGSLAQRFADSRKTIISILEASKENCIKVFDINLRLDFYTKEVLKNALRHADILKINEEELPILAYEMGWEVSDEFVLPKLIRHFDLELVAFTKGENGSILINDSDVSELPTPKVEVADTIGAGDSFTAALIIGLLMNKPLQEIHQKAVDVSAFVCTQHGAMPKLPEHLKY; via the coding sequence ATGAAACCATTTAAAATAATTGGACTAGGAGAAATTATTTGGGACATGCTTCCTTCAGGTAAACAACTTGGAGGTGCTCCTGCCAACTTTGCCTACCATGCAATGCAATTAGGAGCTGAAGCATATGTAATCAGTGCAGTTGGTAAAGACAATCTAGGAAAAGAAATACTCCACCAAATACATGAAAGAGGCTTGAACAGCCTGATCAGCATCACAGATTACCCTACAGGTACTGTGGATGTAGAAGTAACCCCAAAGGGAATCCCGACCTACACCATCCATGAGAATGTGGCTTGGGATCACATTCCTGCCACAGAAAAAGTAATGGAAGTTGCTAAAGAAGCTGATGCCATCTGCTTTGGCTCTTTGGCGCAAAGGTTTGCTGACTCCAGAAAAACGATCATATCCATACTGGAGGCCTCCAAAGAAAACTGTATAAAAGTATTTGACATCAATTTAAGGTTGGATTTTTATACAAAAGAAGTGTTGAAAAATGCTTTACGCCATGCTGACATTCTGAAAATCAATGAAGAGGAATTACCTATTCTGGCTTATGAAATGGGATGGGAAGTCTCTGATGAATTTGTATTACCTAAACTGATCAGGCACTTTGACCTTGAGCTGGTCGCTTTTACCAAAGGGGAAAATGGCAGCATTCTGATCAATGACAGTGATGTCTCTGAGCTTCCAACCCCAAAAGTAGAAGTAGCAGATACCATTGGTGCTGGAGACTCATTTACTGCCGCCTTAATAATTGGGCTGCTAATGAATAAACCTTTACAAGAAATCCATCAGAAAGCGGTAGATGTTTCTGCTTTTGTTTGTACCCAACATGGCGCCATGCCAAAACTTCCAGAGCATCTCAAATATTGA
- a CDS encoding META domain-containing protein has protein sequence MKRVSTIILLFLIMGCATNEKKQEQSKGENKEIVLRSTEEENTHDFIAEGHQPNWTLSIDFDKKVTFKLADGKGIETPVPSPVWAESSVTYYSEVESGKLAIIINDKQCEDTENEKVYPHNVEVKFDGKTYSGCGQHSFNYRLHDIWVLHTFEGHNEELDAAKERPRLELFPAHEKMLGQAGCNQIQGQIKARGERLAFSSITATRKSCPDIQLETAFLKALSDKEYTYEFIEGVLSLMENDKVIMTFKRTD, from the coding sequence ATGAAAAGGGTTTCTACTATCATTCTGCTGTTTTTGATAATGGGGTGTGCTACCAATGAAAAAAAACAGGAGCAGTCCAAGGGTGAAAATAAGGAGATTGTATTGCGCTCAACGGAAGAAGAGAACACTCATGATTTTATTGCTGAAGGGCATCAGCCCAATTGGACACTGAGTATAGACTTTGATAAGAAAGTAACATTTAAGCTGGCTGACGGCAAGGGGATCGAAACCCCTGTTCCTTCTCCGGTTTGGGCAGAGTCCAGTGTTACTTATTATTCGGAAGTGGAGAGTGGAAAGCTGGCAATTATCATTAATGACAAGCAGTGTGAGGATACGGAGAACGAAAAAGTGTATCCGCATAATGTAGAAGTAAAGTTTGATGGCAAAACCTACAGTGGTTGCGGACAACATTCCTTCAATTACAGGTTGCACGATATCTGGGTGTTACACACTTTTGAAGGACACAATGAGGAGTTGGATGCAGCAAAGGAAAGACCCAGGTTGGAGCTGTTTCCTGCTCATGAAAAAATGTTGGGGCAGGCAGGGTGCAATCAGATTCAGGGACAGATCAAAGCCAGAGGTGAGCGTTTGGCATTTAGCAGTATTACAGCCACACGGAAAAGTTGCCCTGATATTCAACTTGAGACAGCTTTTCTCAAAGCACTTTCAGATAAGGAATATACCTATGAGTTTATCGAGGGTGTGTTGTCTTTGATGGAGAATGACAAGGTAATTATGACCTTCAAGAGAACAGATTGA
- a CDS encoding sugar porter family MFS transporter: MKEVSGYLYRAIGIVVIGSLLFGINMAAVSGAVSLVQAAFTLSDFQIGIVVSAMIIGCMIGAFTAGSLSDKRGRKATFIYAAILFSISAIGCYIANSMWVLAFARILGGIGVGTVSVVVPTYISEVSPAKVRGTLGTLNQLGIVIGILLAYIIDYAASPLENNWRIMLGQPLPFALLFLFLLIFFLPESPRWLINAKKEKKAAVILEKMGGRIYALEVMASVKGVQSESVQQTSLSSLFKGGMGKVIGIGILLATFQQVTGINAVISYAPVIFQQSGVGGDTALLQSILVGVVNFLFTLVALWVIDRAGRKVLLLYGAAGMSVFLFYLTYSFTVDSQGIGVLISLLGYIAFFAASWAPVMWIVTSEIYPNNIRGAAMSVSTAISWVCTFILVQFFPWMLSNLGGAVTFGLFGIFSVLAWVFTKTMVPETKGKSLEEIEQELGIDN; the protein is encoded by the coding sequence ATGAAGGAAGTAAGCGGATATCTCTACAGGGCTATCGGAATTGTTGTAATCGGCAGCTTACTGTTTGGGATTAATATGGCTGCAGTATCAGGAGCCGTTTCCCTTGTGCAGGCTGCATTTACCTTATCCGATTTTCAAATCGGAATTGTTGTAAGTGCCATGATTATCGGTTGCATGATAGGGGCTTTTACAGCAGGCTCCTTAAGTGACAAAAGAGGAAGAAAAGCCACATTTATCTATGCAGCTATTTTATTTTCAATCTCAGCGATTGGCTGTTATATCGCTAACTCCATGTGGGTATTGGCATTTGCCAGAATATTGGGAGGAATTGGGGTTGGTACTGTATCAGTGGTGGTCCCTACTTACATCAGTGAAGTATCACCAGCCAAAGTAAGAGGTACTTTGGGTACACTCAATCAACTCGGGATCGTCATCGGTATATTACTTGCCTACATTATTGATTATGCTGCCTCACCTTTGGAAAACAATTGGCGGATTATGTTGGGTCAGCCCCTCCCTTTTGCCTTATTGTTTTTATTCCTACTAATATTCTTCCTACCCGAAAGTCCTAGATGGCTTATCAATGCCAAAAAGGAAAAGAAAGCCGCTGTTATACTTGAAAAGATGGGTGGCAGAATTTATGCCCTTGAAGTAATGGCTTCCGTCAAAGGTGTACAGTCTGAGTCCGTACAGCAAACCTCACTATCCTCTCTTTTTAAGGGAGGAATGGGAAAGGTAATTGGAATTGGAATACTGCTCGCCACCTTCCAACAGGTTACCGGTATCAATGCGGTTATCTCCTACGCTCCTGTCATATTTCAGCAGTCAGGAGTTGGTGGAGATACTGCTTTGCTCCAGTCAATATTGGTTGGAGTAGTAAACTTTCTTTTTACCTTGGTGGCACTTTGGGTAATAGATAGGGCTGGCAGAAAAGTCCTGCTTTTGTATGGAGCTGCCGGAATGAGCGTTTTCTTGTTCTACCTGACTTATTCCTTTACGGTTGACTCACAAGGAATCGGTGTCTTGATTTCACTACTGGGGTACATTGCATTCTTTGCCGCTTCTTGGGCTCCTGTTATGTGGATTGTCACTTCTGAGATTTACCCTAATAACATTCGAGGCGCTGCCATGTCTGTCTCAACTGCCATCAGCTGGGTTTGCACTTTTATATTGGTTCAGTTTTTCCCATGGATGCTCTCTAACCTTGGAGGGGCTGTTACCTTCGGGTTGTTTGGTATTTTTAGTGTGCTCGCTTGGGTTTTCACCAAAACAATGGTTCCAGAAACAAAAGGAAAGTCTTTAGAAGAAATAGAACAGGAACTAGGAATCGACAACTAA
- a CDS encoding SLC13 family permease yields MNSIGQTFKSKSMTATTLKEEQYSEVSGRTTKRLLLDPDSNPQLALWLKIAACVLIPILVLLIPQGYIPIEGMTIIQQRVLAIFVMATLLWILEPVPIYATSVLIVTMLLMLTSDKALIFMKMDEGPIFGALLPYKDILSTFASPIIMLFLGGFFLAMAATKYQLDQNLARVLLKPFGKKPSHVMLGLMLITALFSMFMSNTATTVMMLAILTPVLASLPAKEKGRLGFVLAIPIAANTGGIGTPIGTPPNAIAMKYLTGENAISFGHWMAFAVPFVMIILLASWFILQKFYPCKKEEITINIKGAFDKSPKAITVYVTFVVTILLWLLGGLHGMNAYVVAIIPVAVFTLTNIITKDDLKRISWDVLWLVTGGIAIGMALEKSGLASAAVASIPFASFSPYVVILSAAVLSIVMANFMSNTATANLLMPIVVALAISMESLIPYGGLKAIMVCVTFASSLGMALPISTPPNALAHATGVIQTKDLIRTGVLVGMMGLILTFILVYLMNSLNWL; encoded by the coding sequence ATGAACAGCATTGGTCAAACTTTTAAAAGCAAAAGTATGACCGCTACTACGCTAAAAGAAGAGCAATATTCGGAAGTTTCTGGCAGGACCACCAAACGACTTCTGCTTGACCCTGACAGTAACCCTCAGCTTGCTCTTTGGCTTAAAATAGCGGCATGTGTGTTAATTCCAATTCTCGTACTGTTAATCCCTCAAGGGTATATCCCGATTGAAGGCATGACAATTATCCAGCAAAGGGTACTGGCGATCTTTGTGATGGCAACTCTTCTTTGGATTTTGGAACCAGTTCCTATTTACGCTACTTCAGTACTGATTGTCACCATGTTGCTGATGCTGACATCTGACAAAGCCCTCATTTTTATGAAAATGGATGAAGGCCCTATTTTCGGAGCGCTTCTGCCCTATAAAGATATACTCAGCACGTTTGCTTCACCGATCATCATGCTATTCCTTGGCGGTTTCTTTTTGGCAATGGCTGCAACCAAATACCAACTGGATCAGAACCTTGCAAGGGTGCTGCTAAAACCATTTGGCAAAAAACCTTCCCATGTGATGTTGGGACTGATGCTCATAACCGCTCTTTTCTCAATGTTTATGAGCAATACGGCAACAACCGTTATGATGCTTGCAATCCTAACCCCTGTGTTGGCTAGCTTGCCTGCAAAAGAAAAAGGTAGATTGGGTTTTGTCTTGGCAATTCCAATCGCTGCCAATACGGGGGGAATAGGAACGCCCATCGGGACTCCTCCAAACGCCATCGCCATGAAGTACCTCACAGGTGAAAATGCGATCAGCTTTGGTCACTGGATGGCTTTTGCAGTACCATTTGTCATGATCATTCTTTTGGCTTCTTGGTTCATTCTTCAGAAGTTTTACCCATGCAAGAAAGAAGAGATCACCATCAATATTAAAGGGGCTTTTGACAAATCTCCAAAGGCCATTACCGTATATGTCACTTTTGTTGTGACTATCCTACTATGGTTATTGGGAGGGTTGCACGGAATGAATGCCTATGTAGTTGCCATTATTCCTGTAGCGGTATTTACCCTTACCAATATCATCACAAAAGACGACTTGAAAAGAATAAGTTGGGATGTACTGTGGTTAGTAACAGGCGGCATTGCCATTGGTATGGCGTTGGAAAAAAGCGGGTTGGCAAGTGCCGCCGTTGCCTCTATCCCATTTGCATCTTTCTCACCATATGTAGTTATCCTATCAGCGGCAGTGCTGAGTATTGTCATGGCAAACTTTATGTCCAATACAGCGACTGCCAACCTACTGATGCCAATTGTGGTAGCTCTGGCCATTTCAATGGAAAGCCTGATTCCTTATGGAGGGCTGAAAGCCATTATGGTCTGCGTAACATTTGCGTCCTCTTTGGGTATGGCGTTACCTATCAGTACGCCTCCTAATGCCTTGGCCCATGCCACTGGTGTCATCCAAACCAAAGACCTGATCCGAACAGGTGTATTGGTTGGTATGATGGGGCTTATCCTGACATTTATACTTGTTTATCTAATGAATTCATTGAATTGGTTATAG